The following are encoded in a window of Armatimonadota bacterium genomic DNA:
- a CDS encoding HU family DNA-binding protein — protein MNKPDLINAVAEKTGMKKVDVEKVVNATLDAITEALSKKEEVSLVGFGTFDVRTRGERIGRNPRTGEQIKIPPSSSPVFRPGKKLRDAVSP, from the coding sequence TTGAATAAACCTGATTTAATAAACGCGGTTGCTGAAAAAACCGGCATGAAGAAAGTTGATGTTGAAAAGGTAGTGAATGCTACCCTCGACGCCATCACCGAAGCGTTGAGTAAAAAGGAAGAGGTTTCGCTTGTTGGGTTCGGCACATTTGATGTGCGTACGCGTGGAGAAAGGATTGGGCGCAATCCAAGAACAGGCGAACAAATTAAAATCCCACCTAGCTCTAGCCCTGTTTTCAGACCAGGAAAAAAGCTTCGGGACGCCGTGTCACCTTAA